A genomic region of Dreissena polymorpha isolate Duluth1 chromosome 4, UMN_Dpol_1.0, whole genome shotgun sequence contains the following coding sequences:
- the LOC127880162 gene encoding carbohydrate sulfotransferase 1-like has product MIENRIKSVSGRPTENNILSPDDIREIESPISVPIRVLDHVINCRLRAVRTFLEPGVTEALKFAGPSWSDYWYCNQRGQPWDTCLNVLEGSCQQAQHVVAKVLRLSVGAYWTLLFRNNNLKVVHLFRDPRGVVNSRLNTRGYALKKTIENVKTNAEALCDKMWSDLQEGKRLMGKFPDRFKFVHYEKLVYLDKEVIELHDFLGLRLTRANLETIRRDYTNVLWKWRENRQNNAFWWRTSLPWELIKAVDNACGDVLEELGYPVFENFEHMQNMNYTDILYGLKY; this is encoded by the exons ATGATCGAGAACAGAATAAAGTCTGTGTCTGGCAGACCTACGGAGAACAACATACTGTCGCCTGACGACATTCG AGAAATCGAGTCTCCTATATCGGTGCCTATCCGGGTGCTAGACCACGTTATCAATTGTCGTCTGCGAGCGGTTCGTACCTTTCTAGAACCAGGCGTCACTGAAGCGCTGAAGTTTGCAG GTCCAAGCTGGAGCGACTACTGGTACTGCAATCAAAGGGGCCAACCCTGGGACACGTGCCTTAATGTGCTGGAGGGCAGTTGTCAACAGGCGCAACACGTGGTTGCCAAGGTTCTGCGCCTCAGCGTCGGCGCATATTGGACGCTACTCTTCCGGAACAACAATCTTAAGGTCGTGCACCTTTTCCGGGACCCGCGTGGCGTCGTAAATTCCCGGCTGAACACGCGCGGTTATGCGCTCAAGAAGACCATAGAAAACGTGAAAACGAACGCTGAAGCGCTCTGTGATAAAATGTGGTCCGATTTGCAAGAAGGGAAACGATTAATGGGGAAGTTTCCTGACCGTTTTAAGTTCGTTCACTACGAAAAGTTGGTATATTTAGATAAAGAAGTAATAGAGCTTCACGATTTTCTCGGTCTGCGTCTAACGCGCGCGAACCTGGAAACCATCAGAAGGGACTACACCAATGTCTTGTGGAAATGGCGAGAGAATCGGCAGAACAACGCCTTCTGGTGGAGAACTTCGTTGCCATGGGAACTCATCAAGGCTGTGGACAACGCATGCGGAGACGTGCTCGAGGAATTGGGATATCCGGTTTTTGAAAATTTCGAGCACATGCAGAACATGAACTATACTGATATTCTGTACGGTCTAAAGTACTGA